The genome window TGTCCGCTTTCTACGTTTTATGCCGCATTGGAACTTCGACCATGTCGCCGGTTGAACCACAGTTTCACGTTCCCTTATTTCCTCCCTTCCCAAGTGCCGAACGCTATGTTCGCGTGGGTTCCCAGGATGACGCGCTCCAGCGTGTGATGCGTGCCGTTGAGGCATGGGAAGCCATTTCGCTGGTCATCGGGCCTCCGGGAACAGGCAAGTCCTTGATTTGCCGCATGCTGAAGAACCACTTCGCAAGCCAACGGGAAGTCATCGTCTTCGGTGATGCCACCCTGGAAAGCCCCACCGCGTTACAGCGTCACCTGCTGAGCCGATTGGACCGCATCCGTGGGATCGCAGCCGCTCCGGCTTCCGCTCAAGATGACCCGCAACTTGCGATCATGGAGCGAATTGCTAGCAGCTCACCCGAATTCGCGGGACTGCTGTTGTTGGTTGATGAAGCCCAAGATCTATCGCCAGAAACACTCGACACGATTCGCATGCTAACCAACGCGATGACCAGCGATGGCCGTCCTTGTGTCAGTGCCGTTTTAGTCGGCGGCCCGAAACTAGATGAAACGCTCGCGTTACCTTCGCTCGAAGCACTGGTCCAACGCGTCGCCACACGCTGCTACGTGCATCCGCTGTCCAGCGACGAAACCATTCATTACGTCAGCAAAGTGCTTCAACGCAGTGCTGGTTGGGGAGTCGACGCAATCGACGAAGCCGCCATCCGGTCCATCCACCGTGCTTGCAGTGGCGTGCCACGATTGATCAACCAACTGATGAACGCTTCGGTCGAGTTCGCGAAAGAGAACGACGAGCGAGAAGTCACCACCCAAACGGTGGATCAAGCTTGGGCCATCTTGCAACAGCTGCCCAGCCCCATCCTGGAAGAACCAGAAATCGCTCGCCCGACCAGCGAAATCGAATTCGGCCTACTCGATGAGGACGACTCCGCGGCTTCTTCGGAAGGCAACTTCAACGCGGGTATGTGCGATGCCGGAGAATGCAACGCCGACGAGTGCGACTCCGCAAAATGCGAAGCTGATGACTGCGAATCGGATGCGTCGCACTCCGAATCAACCTACATGGAATTGGAACTCACCCTCGACGACGAATCGGACTTCGAATACGACGAGGAACCACTCGCCGTGGCGGAATCCAAACCCTCGATCACGTTGAATGAACAAGCCGAAGGCAGCGTCTGGGAAGATCCAAAGCCCGAACTCGACGACATTTCGCTTGCCGGTGAGGGCATGCATCTGGGGATCATCAGCGAAGATGCAATCGGCATCGGATCGCTAAGCATGGACTGCCAAACCATTGGTGCGTTTCAGTGCGATACGACCAGCTGCGAAGACTCGGCCAGCGAACTGGAAGATCAAGAAGCGACAGAGACCGCACGAAACGAATCGACTCTTTCACCAGACAACCTGTTCGGTGATTTCGAAGAAGAGGAACCGATCGTGGGCGCCGTCGACGGAAAGTCCGTGGCCGATTCGGCATTCGCTTTGGACCAAGACAACTCGCATTCAGATGACCTGGAAACGTCCTTGCATCAAGAAATCCTCAGCCTACGAGGCGCCGCGGCAGCTCCTGTGTTGTGGGTGGAAGATGAAGACGGCACCAGCGTCGACGACGATCGCGACTTGTTGGTGATCGAAGACGACGTCGATGTCGATGGCGTTGCCGTTCAAAACGAAGTTGAAGTCGACGAAAAACCCGCTAACACGGTTGCTGTTGATTTCCAAGCCATGCTTGCCAAGATGCGTTCACCCAATCGCTAACCAAACGGGATCACGATGAACTCCTCTTCATCGACGAATGCGATATCGGCGGACCACACGTTAACC of Neorhodopirellula lusitana contains these proteins:
- a CDS encoding ExeA family protein, translated to MSPVEPQFHVPLFPPFPSAERYVRVGSQDDALQRVMRAVEAWEAISLVIGPPGTGKSLICRMLKNHFASQREVIVFGDATLESPTALQRHLLSRLDRIRGIAAAPASAQDDPQLAIMERIASSSPEFAGLLLLVDEAQDLSPETLDTIRMLTNAMTSDGRPCVSAVLVGGPKLDETLALPSLEALVQRVATRCYVHPLSSDETIHYVSKVLQRSAGWGVDAIDEAAIRSIHRACSGVPRLINQLMNASVEFAKENDEREVTTQTVDQAWAILQQLPSPILEEPEIARPTSEIEFGLLDEDDSAASSEGNFNAGMCDAGECNADECDSAKCEADDCESDASHSESTYMELELTLDDESDFEYDEEPLAVAESKPSITLNEQAEGSVWEDPKPELDDISLAGEGMHLGIISEDAIGIGSLSMDCQTIGAFQCDTTSCEDSASELEDQEATETARNESTLSPDNLFGDFEEEEPIVGAVDGKSVADSAFALDQDNSHSDDLETSLHQEILSLRGAAAAPVLWVEDEDGTSVDDDRDLLVIEDDVDVDGVAVQNEVEVDEKPANTVAVDFQAMLAKMRSPNR